A window of Ooceraea biroi isolate clonal line C1 chromosome 9, Obir_v5.4, whole genome shotgun sequence genomic DNA:
TTGCGTCTGCTTGATTCAAATTTGCGACTTCATAATACGATCTCCTTCCTAGTGAATCATGCAattaacaaacaaattttacGCTCACCGCGAGTTGCTCAAGCGTTCTTCAATTTCGCTGTAACATATAACCGAGTTGAAATCAAGAtaagaaaatgaataattgatttaatacAAGGCTAAAGAAAATCGATGGTATACCTCGAGCCTACGATTATAGTAACGACGACTAGTAACGATTTCAGCGATTTATCGGAATACGTGAGATTGCGAGCCGCGGATTTTTACTCGGCATTGACCTGTAAaacgttaaaagaaaaagttagGATAATGTGTATACCGTCATATTGAAGTGccacgcgtgtgtgtgtgtatatgcatGCATGCAAGCATATTTGCGCTTTCGTGGATTAAGGACGACAAGAAGTGCGTGTTACAAGATTTCCGCATTCTGCGTAAATGCTCGCAAAACACGCGACTTTGATGTCAAAGAAACTCGAGAGCACTGCAAATTTACGTTTCTTCGGCAGATTAGACTATTACTTCTACTGCATCCTCTCAGCACAATCCGTAttcaatatatgtacatacatctgGCGAAAACTTAATTGTACGGCAAACAAATCGAGACTACGTGTAATGCGCAGTACGTAATATGTGCAATTTTCTccgtatattattatagctGAAACTGTAATTTAAGAAGTTACTTAATAAGCGGTCTAATCAAACGTGCAAATTGTGATTCTGAAAGTGACTGATTCAAGGCCTTGTGTTCCACTTAGCTTCGTCGTTTTGAGAATTGATTCGAAAAGCGACTATTGTTTAgcattaacaaattttttaaacaaataaatagtataataaaatctataaaCTAATCATGATCGAAACGCTTACGAATAACATAAAAGAATTACTCGAATTTAGTTATTTTGTTTCAAGTAATGAAACTTGTCTCTTGTTTCTCATGTTCTGATAAATTTACGATCTTACCGTTTGTGAGAGGACTGCATACGTCAGGATCTATCACAAATATCATTTGAGCCTAATCAGTATCGTATCACTTTATTGCTTGtcatgaaaaagataaaacacGTAATAcatagagaaaataattcgGTAAGACAAACTCAAagcttaaattaattttcgagcAATGTACAGGAATACAATCGTAAATAATCGATCAGACTAAAATGTAATAGACGATATTTCTCAGAACTTGGGTTTCAACTTCTAAGTAAAACAGGAGGACAAGATGGAGTAAAGTAAAAGGGGGCTAAAGAGAAATGCAAGATTAACGGGGAATAAAGGGgacgattattataatacagtGTAATGCCTAATAATTAGTTACTCTTTAAAACAAAACCATGCGCGTGTACCTGCAGCGTTCCCGGAAGCATGTTTTTCACAGAGTTTTACGTAGTAGAGAGAATCACAGATTTCTAAGCTACCTTTCCCACTCTTTCTCCCTACGAAAGAGTATAACGATTTATAATCAACGAATCGATTTGGAAAGTACCGCTCATACTTAGCCTTATCAACAATTCGTAGCTTGATAAAATATGTCTAAACGCGTAACATTGTCACTGCCCGTAACTGATTTCTTATCTCGTGCTGTTGGCCGATAGAGAAggataaatatatcttattggAATCGATTATCCGTTGTCGCTGAAGCCGGATGTGTCACTCCTCGCTAAATATACTCGTTTTCAACCACCAACTATATatatgttctctctctttattttattagcgcTCATCTGCGTCTTATGTGGGAGATAAAGGTATTGTCGATTGTCAGtttcgtatatttttttatcatgatAAGTGCAATCTGTTGATATAATTCAAGATTCTTCAATGTTCAACAGCCTTGAAATCTGGGGAAACCTGAAGAAAAATTACTGGAGTTGTCGTGACCTGCTACATAATGACTAATCCAAGTACTTcgtataaagaaaatttgaaatacgATCAGCGCTTGCGGCGAGTTGCCGCACTCGACGATGCAATTATTCGTCCCATTCGTCGGTGCTGCAACGACTGCAAGCATCTGatcgtgcgtgtgtgtgcgttaATTGTGTGCGCTTTTCAGAAAATTCTCCTCCTCTTTAATTTCACTCGAGACGGATTCGAAAACTCGCTCCGTTCGGCGGACGTGATCAGCCTACATCCCTTAGCAGGAGCAGTCGCAAGCACAACGGCGCACGCGCTTCTCACGACGATGAAGAAAGACCTCGTCGGGGACGGAGCGCACGGAACGCGGCTGCACATCTGCAAACAaacaaaaatactttattgtcGATTCTAGAGTTGTAAATtgcttattaatataatataatacggttttataatattaagagaatatgtaataatatattatattgcagaggaccacacacacatatgtacaCCAACCCACATAaccgtaatattataattctcgtttaaaattatcataatatatccttttaaattttatttacaatgagGGCGAGTCTCTTCCTCCTGCATAgattgctgttgctgctgctgctgttgttgttggtGCTGTTGCTCCTGCTGTTGCTGCATCATCATGTGCGCTGCTTGATGTTGGTCCTGTCGTGGCTCGGCTTGCTGTTCCGCGGACTGACCGTCGGTCACTTCGGCACGTGCTTCCACTGGTACCTCCAAGGACTCAACGGGTCTCAGAGCGAATCTCGGAACCGGGAATGCACGACCTTCCACGACCTAAAGTTTAGAAatgttcaatattaattaagtttcTCTTGATTTGATTCTTCCTCAACAACTTGCATACATTTTCTCGTTGAAGTCAGCAATCGAGTAATTCTCAATAACTCtcaataatatatcataatttaataaaaacaaaatatattgcagAAGAAAATTAAGAAGTAGAACATTCACGCGATATCGCTCTTTGTTTCATTTTACCTGATGGATTATATTACGAATCTCTACGGGCACGGGGAAGTTCCTCTCAACATCTTCGCCCTCGTCCTCCGGACCTGGGAAGGGCTTCGCCTCCTGCTGCTCATCGCCACCGTCTGAACGCTGGCGGCCCTTGATGTTCCCGTGCTCGATTAGATTTCTCACCTCCACCGGAAGCGGGAATGACTCCAACGGTATCGGCCGTACGTTTTCCGGGTACTGCTTGAGTTCCTGTTTGCGTTAGGTAATTAAAACGTCagtaagaaaatttaatttcttcctcAGAAATagcttaatttataatttatcgtatttatttatgttaaaatacaCAATCGAGCTTACCTCACGACGCGCTCCTTCGGGCACCTGTTGCATGGGGAACACTCTGGCTTCGCCGGTGATGTGCTGGATGATGTTCTTGATTTCTAGCGGCACCTGCTGAATAATTCGTCTGATCTCGATGGGAATACCCTGGAAGGGAGAACGCGACTTTTCGGGAGCGACCGGAAGCGGGACGGGCGGCCTCTGTTCTGTCTGCGGGATCATTATAGGTGACTCCTGCGCTATTCTCTGATGTTGCACCTGCGACTCGGACGGCGGCGGGggaggtggcggtggtggcatCATGGCTGAGACTTGTTGCTCTTGGTTGTAGGGGACATGATGCTCAATTGGTTGCTGATACATCAtgtgctgttgctgctgttgttgctgctgctgctgctgctgctgctgatcgATATCCTGACGAGGCTCCTGAACCATTGGTCGCATTCCCCTCATCGGATCCATTGGGAAGTGGCGCAGTTCAATGGGGATCTGACGCATCTCCATCTGGATTATCgataagtaatttttatataaatgaacATAATAAAGTTTATCAAATTGTTACGTAATGTAGACTCAAcaagttataataatttatacaattcgGATTTAGTTAAAGAAAGCGTACAATTTTTTACTAGAAATGATTATTTACGCtgatgttatataattaaaaccgcttttatactttttgtactttatatatatattttttccaataaAGTATGGAAAAGTTTGCATTTGTTATCAGAAtcagatttctttttatatgtgtTAATAAGAAATcaacttaaaatatttgtataaattctataaataaaaattaattttatttacgataATTTCAAGGTTTCATTACATCGACAAGACTTACTTGCGGTCCCATTGGATTGTTCTGGGGTCCCATTATGGACGGCTGCGGGCCCATTCGTGGCGGTCTCATCTCCATGGTCAGCTGTGGAAGATTACGCAACTCAGGAGGAAGTACACCTGGCGGGATGTGATTCAATCCCCGTGGGTCGCTGAGTGGCAATTGCTGCATATCGGGAACATGATACTGGGTGTGTATCTGATACTGATGATAGCCCGGGTTCGGTTCCTGAGACTGAAGGGGAATTTGCACGGTGCCCAGGGGCACGATAATCGGAGTGAGCATTTCCTGCTCCTGTTGCCTGCGAAGCAGAAACAATTGCGGCCAAAACATTATCATCACATCATCTATTTGTTCTATCGGCATGGAAATCTGCATTCTTTGagattttcttctctttctctctctctctctatttctacATTTcacttctttttattacattgaAGACTGTTTATAAAACTGTTGGAACGTTCAATCACATATAATTTTTCGAGATGaccaattataattatatataatgattttacgaaaaaatcttaattgtattaattacatttctcaGATAATTATTCTCTTGATAACTTGATTTATCTTTTGCATTATTACGTACTCTTGATTGGGACTGCCCGACTCGCAAAGAATGGCGACTCGCTCGCCGCTCAGTCTCTGGAAACGTTGCGGATCGGTACTGTTCTCCAGATTATTGTCATTGGTTCCGTCCATCACTTCATCGGCTCGTCGTCGTTCAACCACGCAGGAAACTCTGCTACGAGCTTGTTGAATCAGCGTCTGAAAGACACAGAAGCAGTTTCAGAAATTATTCGcgaattcaattttcatttttatagaaaaccagatttttatagaatttttacTGGTAATTATTAGAACGCATACGCACGATCCCatagaattaaattatgtatagtgatgtatataaaattatgtatatttacgcCTGCAATGTCGTCGAGATCCAGTTGAAGCGGAAGTTTAATGTGTACAGGGGGGAATTCGTCGTCCTCGtaatcgtcatcgtcatcgctgTCACTGCTGTCGTTGTCGGATTTCGAACcattctctccttctccttggACTTTCATGTCCTTGGTGTCCGGCTCGACCTCCTTCTTCACTGGCGCAGTGAGGCTTTGCAAAGAATCCTTCGATTCGACGGAGTCCTGTGAGCAGAAAGATTCTCTCTCAATTCCAAAGAATATTTATCGAAACTAGTGTTACAAGTACTATTTGCGTTACCACAATTATCGCACAGAtacagataattttatttctgaaactgaaattttgataattttatttctgaatttctatttattttatttctgtattttaaAGCTGATTAAATGATACTTGCAAATTGAAAGTTGCTCGTTGAATTATTAAGGGGGGAATCTGGTTTAGGAGCCcgaaaaatacataatttttaggaattttttaaagtaggtaaaataaaagcaattacTCCCACActtttagaatatattattgtatatttaaactacaaaaattaattttttggattaaaaatatagcCGTTAAGCTGATGAAACAGGAAGATGCTTGTAACGCCTCGCCGCTGCAGTTGGTTCATTGTGTACATTCTGGAGAGCGTAAATCTTGTGTGAAACAAACGATtcaaagttttttattaattttacataattaccttCGAAGTGAACCTAAAAAAccaaaaaaataacgaaaattgaGAAACTGACACGATTCTGGAAAAAATTTTcagttttcatgaaaaaaaatttcgtaTTTTAGTGCAAAAACTagtctaattaaattttttttactcTGTTTTAGGTTCACTtggtaaagaaataaataacgaacaAAATGAGCTGAGATAGAACTCGATCGgttaattagatttttctcTATCGTGTACAcaagtttagaaaatacggTTTTGAGAAAACATCATTTAAAGGTTTTGCAACCGAAAAGTATAATGTTTTGATAACTTACAGCAGTCGTAGGTTAATCAGCAATTTCTACTCCATACAGGAGCCCTTCAACTTCctcataaaattcattttgtaCCATTTGACTGACCTCGATTTTTTGGACCCGGTAAAACAGATTCCCcccttaaatttaattataagaaatgaaaaaagaaaacaatcgCGTTATACATGTGTTGTCGAAAGTTCGTATCTGACAATCTACAAGTTTAGCGATGCATCGATATTTTCTCTCGCGAGATCATGATCTTTCCTATCGGTAATTACGCTCTATTAAAAGCTAGACGATCACTGTTTCTGTGCATGAAACGAGGCTTACGGTCACAGCTCTTCCTAATATGCGAGAGAAACTCGAAAAGCGAAGGAAGACGGGCATTCCTCGCGGCTTCGAAAGCTGTATAAACATCGCCAATCATCGTCCGTTGATGCAACGTCTCCCGTCTTCCTGGTCGCGACATCGCGGGTCAGTGAAAGCGAACTCGCTTTACATTATCGCGCTGTAATACGCGACAACGCGAGCGCgaaaatgtttcaataaattaccattcgtttcgaaAAGACGTAACAGGTAGATTCTCGAAAAGTGTCGGTTGCTCGCGTTTGCAACGCTCGGTTTTACGTTGCAAAATCGTCCGATAGGAGGTAACAGACGTTAAATTAGAGTCCTTCGCAATATGTCGAAACGAAATCCTGCCGACAAATATCAATATGCGAAACTTTCCTCCCGTATGCGTGGTTGATTGCCAATGGATGATTATGGTTCCGTGCGAGAAACGCACGTTGCAATCGTACAATCGTACGAATCACAGTGATCGCGGTTGTTTTGCGATGACCACCGATGACTTCTGGGATGTTCGTTAACGCAATGGATTGTCGCAATCTCGGAGGTTCTTAGATTCCTCAGCGGTCTTTCTGCGACCCAGGCAGCCgattttatgaaagaaaaaaatga
This region includes:
- the LOC105276116 gene encoding putative uncharacterized protein DDB_G0271606, coding for MEKEQPDSLATVAVVSEKMPQTHSHYAPSEVYSTAEPPPAYMRPPKSTAVQIARIAAITLITMSVVLGSFILAGSWVQARASCTPEAIAAMQAELKLQQQQQQIAGTYQSQGEFLKHLQPEALVQDSVESKDSLQSLTAPVKKEVEPDTKDMKVQGEGENGSKSDNDSSDSDDDDDYEDDEFPPVHIKLPLQLDLDDIAGTLIQQARSRVSCVVERRRADEVMDGTNDNNLENSTDPQRFQRLSGERVAILCESGSPNQEQQEQEMLTPIIVPLGTVQIPLQSQEPNPGYHQYQIHTQYHVPDMQQLPLSDPRGLNHIPPGVLPPELRNLPQLTMEMRPPRMGPQPSIMGPQNNPMGPQMEMRQIPIELRHFPMDPMRGMRPMVQEPRQDIDQQQQQQQQQQQQQQHMMYQQPIEHHVPYNQEQQVSAMMPPPPPPPPPSESQVQHQRIAQESPIMIPQTEQRPPVPLPVAPEKSRSPFQGIPIEIRRIIQQVPLEIKNIIQHITGEARVFPMQQVPEGARREELKQYPENVRPIPLESFPLPVEVRNLIEHGNIKGRQRSDGGDEQQEAKPFPGPEDEGEDVERNFPVPVEIRNIIHQVVEGRAFPVPRFALRPVESLEVPVEARAEVTDGQSAEQQAEPRQDQHQAAHMMMQQQQEQQHQQQQQQQQQQSMQEEETRPHYVQPRSVRSVPDEVFLHRREKRVRRCACDCSC